Proteins from a genomic interval of Luteibacter pinisoli:
- a CDS encoding ThiF family adenylyltransferase — translation MSSSPIGRSPDLLRLRNEGFNLEVRAGYLLVHEVPYATAQSTVARGTLAFQLDLTADIAVKPQNHTAYFIGACPCDAQGQALNAIINNSQSTTVNGITVNHYLSAKPRTPDGLYPDYYTKVTQYVAQIAGPAQALRPGMDAKGFRVVEATVGESVFAYEDTASTRAGIALATDRFKNQRIAIVGLGGTGAYVLDQVAKTPVSNIHLWDGDAQHQHNAFRSPGAMPVDALRATPNKANYWASVYGAMHRHIVPHAVMITAENAQALREFDHVFLCVDRAEPRRLILEALAGSSATLIDVGIGMRMNSANALVGQCRVSVVDPQRSAVAIATLPMAGADDDNLYTTNIQVADLNMINAGLAIHAWKTRLGFYASMTQSHLTVFATSNSTMATATDEGNACAA, via the coding sequence ATGTCTTCGTCACCGATCGGTCGTAGTCCCGACCTCCTGCGCCTACGAAACGAAGGGTTCAACCTCGAAGTACGCGCCGGCTACTTGCTGGTGCATGAGGTGCCCTACGCGACCGCCCAGAGTACGGTGGCGCGCGGCACCCTAGCCTTTCAGCTGGACTTGACCGCGGACATCGCGGTCAAGCCTCAAAACCACACTGCCTACTTCATTGGTGCTTGCCCTTGCGACGCGCAAGGGCAAGCACTGAACGCCATCATCAACAACAGCCAGTCCACGACGGTCAACGGCATAACGGTCAATCACTACCTGTCCGCCAAGCCGCGCACGCCTGACGGCCTGTATCCGGACTACTACACTAAGGTCACGCAGTATGTGGCTCAGATTGCCGGCCCGGCCCAAGCACTGAGGCCGGGCATGGATGCCAAGGGCTTCCGCGTCGTCGAGGCCACGGTTGGTGAATCAGTCTTTGCATACGAGGATACCGCCTCCACGCGTGCCGGAATCGCGCTGGCCACCGATCGTTTCAAGAACCAGCGCATCGCCATCGTCGGGCTCGGCGGTACTGGCGCCTATGTACTCGATCAAGTCGCCAAGACCCCAGTGTCGAACATCCACCTGTGGGACGGCGATGCTCAACATCAGCACAACGCGTTCCGCTCGCCTGGCGCCATGCCCGTCGACGCCCTGCGCGCCACACCGAACAAGGCAAACTATTGGGCGAGCGTCTACGGCGCCATGCATCGCCACATCGTGCCCCACGCCGTCATGATCACCGCTGAGAACGCTCAAGCGTTGCGCGAGTTCGACCATGTGTTTTTGTGCGTCGACCGCGCCGAACCCCGCCGACTCATCCTTGAAGCCCTGGCCGGGTCGTCCGCAACCCTCATCGATGTCGGCATCGGCATGCGCATGAACAGCGCCAACGCGCTTGTAGGCCAGTGCCGGGTGTCGGTCGTGGATCCACAACGCAGCGCCGTTGCGATCGCCACCCTTCCAATGGCGGGTGCCGATGACGACAATCTGTACACGACCAACATCCAAGTCGCCGACCTCAACATGATCAACGCTGGCCTGGCCATCCATGCTTGGAAAACGCGCTTGGGCTTCTACGCCTCAATGACCCAGTCACACCTGACGGTTTTTGCGACCTCCAACAGCACGATGGCAACCGCCACCGACGAGGGGAATGCATGCGCCGCGTGA
- a CDS encoding TIR domain-containing protein: protein MCKANVFFSYHYAFDAERAAVVRGLNLVHANTPEPLDRWSDISSDIGRTREWIAESLARHDVLVVLVGERTSNRPLVHLEIEQAAALEMPIVGVRIHRLAPSSTRGHGRGLNPFDRLKLHDRAGQVFRPRLVETSTVDPVGDLRANLGRWVQRAWRNEFTRERRAEEFIASLRDEAVGG, encoded by the coding sequence ATGTGCAAGGCCAACGTGTTTTTCAGTTATCACTACGCGTTTGATGCCGAGCGGGCCGCCGTCGTCCGTGGCCTCAATCTCGTCCATGCCAACACGCCTGAGCCGCTCGACCGGTGGTCGGATATCTCCTCGGACATCGGCCGCACCCGTGAATGGATAGCCGAGTCACTCGCAAGGCACGACGTGCTGGTCGTCCTCGTCGGCGAGCGCACGTCGAACCGTCCGTTGGTCCACCTCGAAATCGAGCAGGCGGCGGCTTTGGAGATGCCCATCGTTGGCGTCCGCATCCATCGTCTCGCGCCGTCCAGCACCCGTGGGCATGGCAGGGGTCTCAATCCCTTCGACCGGCTGAAACTCCATGACCGTGCGGGTCAGGTGTTTCGTCCCCGTCTCGTGGAGACCTCGACAGTCGACCCGGTCGGTGACCTTCGCGCCAATCTGGGGCGCTGGGTGCAGCGGGCCTGGCGCAACGAATTTACAAGGGAAAGGCGCGCGGAGGAGTTCATCGCGTCCCTCCGGGACGAGGCCGTGGGCGGCTAG
- a CDS encoding competence protein CoiA family protein, translating into MDITLIPFAWHPERNMLVGIDAVPPGMQCGCVCPSCHAHLLARQGQQRTWHFAHAPRSDQQAIDNMCEFSWAVSVRLMARQVLGSLRTIQLPAPIFPLFADDLHRRAPAPTLTLTAPDRLPLHGVQVDTTLEHLPVDAVVDTDMGLWCLYFTHRQRPVPAGLEALAAHGICVIAVDLEGYAKILTKGSPPEGHREALAAFLSEDTDHKAWVAHPALDEARGHALEERARDPALAPIRTEQPPAPHWPRPAAVRRSPSRPRPSGAPWMPVLPSVFACQICEHRFTAFGKHPACPHCATRFAAVPVGD; encoded by the coding sequence ATGGACATCACGCTCATCCCATTCGCCTGGCATCCCGAGCGAAACATGTTGGTCGGTATCGATGCGGTTCCACCGGGCATGCAGTGCGGCTGCGTCTGCCCCTCGTGCCACGCGCACCTCCTAGCCCGCCAGGGCCAGCAGCGCACCTGGCATTTCGCTCACGCGCCCCGATCCGACCAGCAGGCGATCGACAACATGTGCGAGTTTTCGTGGGCCGTATCAGTGCGTTTGATGGCGCGCCAAGTGTTGGGGTCGTTGCGAACCATCCAGTTGCCCGCACCCATTTTTCCACTGTTCGCCGACGACCTGCACCGCCGTGCACCCGCACCCACCCTGACACTGACCGCGCCCGACCGGCTTCCGCTACACGGCGTACAGGTCGACACGACGCTTGAGCACTTGCCGGTGGACGCCGTGGTCGACACCGACATGGGCCTCTGGTGCCTCTACTTCACGCACCGCCAACGGCCGGTGCCCGCAGGTCTAGAAGCGCTGGCCGCACACGGTATTTGTGTGATCGCCGTCGACTTGGAGGGATACGCAAAGATCTTGACGAAAGGCAGCCCGCCAGAGGGGCATCGCGAAGCGCTCGCCGCGTTCCTGTCCGAAGACACGGATCACAAAGCATGGGTGGCTCACCCGGCGCTGGACGAGGCCCGCGGACACGCGCTCGAAGAACGCGCGCGCGACCCGGCCTTGGCGCCCATTAGGACCGAACAGCCGCCAGCCCCTCACTGGCCGAGACCCGCCGCTGTACGCCGATCACCCTCTCGTCCAAGGCCCTCCGGAGCGCCGTGGATGCCGGTCCTTCCTAGCGTATTCGCGTGCCAGATTTGCGAGCATCGCTTTACCGCATTTGGCAAGCACCCGGCCTGCCCGCACTGCGCGACCCGATTTGCCGCCGTCCCCGTCGGCGACTGA
- a CDS encoding DUF3761 domain-containing protein: protein MAIVVGIAVFALVAGVVPGAACRDGTPSSAIGRRGACSHHGGVDVGWTWVGVPLGLFALVGALALLDRVPDRGRGGKSRRVNVVPVGTAMESVIRRAIVEGRPVSFLIRDASESGKRTVIRPGWLQMHPVAGLAELCLMELVPGADPKAWPLATMDDVRIELLTTPGT, encoded by the coding sequence GTGGCCATCGTGGTGGGCATTGCGGTCTTCGCTCTTGTCGCAGGCGTCGTTCCTGGCGCCGCCTGCCGGGATGGAACGCCGTCCTCGGCAATCGGGCGCCGGGGGGCTTGCTCCCATCACGGCGGCGTAGACGTCGGCTGGACCTGGGTAGGCGTGCCACTCGGTCTTTTTGCTCTTGTCGGCGCACTCGCCTTGCTCGACCGCGTCCCGGACCGGGGTCGAGGAGGCAAGTCCCGAAGGGTGAATGTCGTCCCAGTGGGCACTGCAATGGAGAGTGTCATTCGTCGTGCCATCGTCGAAGGGCGGCCTGTTTCGTTTCTTATTCGGGATGCCAGTGAATCGGGCAAGCGCACGGTCATCCGTCCGGGATGGCTCCAGATGCATCCGGTCGCAGGATTGGCCGAACTCTGCCTGATGGAACTGGTGCCTGGCGCGGACCCCAAGGCTTGGCCGTTGGCGACCATGGACGACGTCCGTATCGAGTTGTTGACGACCCCAGGCACCTAG
- a CDS encoding helix-turn-helix domain-containing protein: protein MELSGFLAAMREREELSLRGLKERAADLDHAYIYRLEKGDRTSPSVDVRQKLAQALRLSEREAQVLELLAEQSVDDALYRLMLTDLRTPWEDMRDAARLSFRGERPTTEEAWMKRIQMIQDL from the coding sequence ATGGAGCTGTCGGGGTTCCTCGCTGCGATGCGCGAGCGAGAAGAGCTGAGCCTACGTGGGCTCAAAGAGCGAGCGGCCGATCTGGATCACGCCTACATCTACCGCCTGGAAAAGGGCGATCGCACTTCGCCGTCGGTCGATGTGCGGCAAAAGCTGGCGCAGGCGTTGCGTTTGAGTGAGCGCGAGGCCCAAGTACTCGAGCTGCTTGCGGAGCAGTCGGTGGACGATGCACTGTATCGCCTCATGTTGACGGACCTGCGCACGCCGTGGGAGGACATGCGCGACGCGGCCCGCTTAAGTTTTCGCGGCGAGCGGCCGACAACCGAAGAAGCCTGGATGAAGCGCATCCAGATGATTCAAGATTTGTAA
- a CDS encoding GDSL-type esterase/lipase family protein — MNPPHLRPLLLAALLALPLAAPAASPGDPWVGTWGVSAMRLNETQYGGHTLRETVRTSVGGDRVRLRFSNQFGDHPLTLSDVHVALRTTGSAVDPATDHLVRFSGATSVTLAPGAALQSDPIDFQLPAGSDLSVSFYVPDQSGPATGHGYSNASKYVAPGNVSGAPDTGGTQDGDFYFLTNVDVQAAGLQGTIVTLGASGTDGFGSTLNANSRYPDFLARRLIAAGTKVGVVNQGISGDNLINGDNSIMRRFEQDVLGQTGVRWVIFSDAPLNDIMGHVPEATVETITADYRTLIASAHARGIGFVCATLPTFHGASNWTPDAQAIADGVNAFVRSANSGCDGLLDYNAAIEDPTRPGYTRPAYLYTDGLHPNDAGYSAVANAVNLTYFQPVSLPAITSPTVCGTMESGEGLRRGESLVSCDGTHAVTLRNDGNLVLTSGNNVLIETGSVGSDAAQVSLSTDGNLVLQGALGEILWQSNSGGQNEARMMLQGDGNLVIYSLRGAVWASNTGGR, encoded by the coding sequence ATGAACCCTCCCCATCTGCGCCCCCTCCTCCTCGCAGCGCTCCTTGCCCTGCCCCTTGCCGCCCCTGCCGCGAGCCCCGGTGACCCCTGGGTCGGCACATGGGGTGTATCCGCCATGCGCCTCAACGAAACGCAATACGGCGGGCATACCCTGCGGGAGACCGTGCGGACCAGCGTCGGCGGCGACCGCGTGCGCCTGCGCTTTTCCAACCAGTTCGGCGACCACCCCCTGACGCTGTCCGACGTCCATGTGGCCCTTCGCACCACGGGCTCGGCGGTCGACCCGGCAACGGACCATCTCGTCCGGTTTTCCGGCGCGACCTCGGTCACCCTGGCGCCAGGTGCGGCGCTGCAGAGCGACCCCATCGATTTCCAGCTTCCGGCCGGGTCGGACTTGTCGGTGTCGTTTTACGTCCCCGACCAAAGCGGTCCTGCAACGGGGCACGGCTACAGCAATGCGTCGAAGTACGTGGCGCCCGGCAACGTCAGCGGCGCGCCGGACACGGGCGGGACCCAGGACGGGGACTTTTACTTCCTGACCAATGTCGACGTCCAGGCGGCGGGCCTGCAAGGCACCATCGTGACGCTCGGTGCATCCGGCACGGACGGGTTTGGCTCAACGCTCAATGCCAACAGCCGCTATCCGGATTTCCTTGCCCGGCGGCTCATTGCCGCCGGCACGAAGGTCGGTGTCGTCAACCAGGGCATCAGCGGTGACAACCTCATCAATGGTGACAACAGCATCATGCGCCGGTTCGAGCAGGATGTGCTTGGCCAGACCGGGGTCCGCTGGGTGATTTTCTCCGACGCCCCGCTCAACGACATCATGGGCCATGTGCCGGAGGCGACGGTCGAGACGATTACGGCGGACTACCGCACGCTCATTGCGAGCGCCCACGCGCGAGGCATCGGGTTTGTGTGTGCCACGTTGCCGACGTTCCATGGCGCATCGAACTGGACGCCCGACGCACAGGCCATCGCGGACGGCGTCAACGCATTTGTCCGGAGTGCCAACAGCGGATGCGACGGGCTGCTCGACTACAACGCAGCGATTGAAGACCCGACGCGTCCGGGATATACACGCCCTGCGTATCTCTACACCGACGGCCTCCACCCCAATGACGCGGGTTACAGCGCGGTGGCCAATGCCGTCAACTTGACCTACTTCCAGCCGGTGTCCCTGCCCGCCATCACATCACCGACGGTGTGCGGCACGATGGAATCGGGGGAAGGACTTCGCCGTGGGGAAAGCCTCGTGTCTTGCGACGGGACGCATGCGGTGACGCTTCGCAACGACGGCAACCTCGTCCTGACCTCCGGCAACAACGTGCTGATTGAGACGGGCTCGGTGGGCTCGGACGCCGCACAGGTGTCACTGAGCACCGACGGGAACCTCGTCTTGCAAGGCGCACTCGGTGAGATTCTCTGGCAGTCGAATTCCGGTGGCCAGAACGAGGCGCGCATGATGCTGCAAGGCGACGGAAACCTGGTCATCTACTCCCTGCGGGGTGCGGTCTGGGCGTCGAATACAGGGGGACGTTGA
- a CDS encoding recombinase family protein, whose translation MQQYSIANQAMTIGAYADAHAMDVVRTYRDDGRSGLTIEHRPALQALIRDVTGGHPGYAIILVLDVSRWGRFQRVDEAAFYEFLCWRAGVKVIYVAEAFANDDSPFAMIVKSIKRMMSAEYSRELSGKTVIGHRRLAGYGFHQGGKPGYGLARVVVDSDGKRRMGLKPGQWKGTATDRVLLVPGALHERRLVRWMFEQTAGGASFKAIARDLNARGEKTAQGNPWNCRTVAAIINSEKYIGNLVYGRHQKRLGARMTGSHEDDWVRCDGAIRPIIPRALFDAAHEAHKGRQTRMDDEAILRRARLLLEREGRLSTPLIDAEPGMPASQVCGRRFGGLTNMYRNLGYVQQRNAGCADARRAISTWRRSVTAFLADWLDENGSAVEQDGWHLRIDRAWTLSVTVLNASGKGKDIWFNHRPVEPTDVVVYARIRLGEAAPLDYIVLPGASGPVLPHRFYQHNGPLVDSCTYPSLAIIGDLARLSRLESQRCG comes from the coding sequence ATGCAGCAGTACTCCATCGCAAACCAGGCCATGACCATCGGTGCGTATGCCGACGCCCATGCCATGGATGTGGTCAGGACGTACCGGGACGACGGGCGCAGCGGGCTGACCATCGAGCACCGGCCCGCACTCCAGGCGCTCATCCGGGACGTGACCGGGGGCCACCCGGGCTACGCCATCATCCTCGTGCTCGACGTCTCCCGCTGGGGGCGTTTCCAGCGTGTCGATGAAGCCGCGTTCTATGAATTCCTCTGTTGGCGGGCCGGCGTCAAGGTCATCTATGTGGCGGAGGCCTTCGCCAACGACGACTCGCCCTTTGCCATGATTGTCAAAAGCATCAAGCGGATGATGTCGGCGGAATACAGCCGGGAGCTTTCGGGAAAGACCGTCATCGGCCACCGGCGTCTTGCCGGATACGGGTTCCACCAGGGCGGGAAACCGGGGTATGGCCTTGCCCGCGTCGTGGTCGATTCGGACGGCAAACGTCGCATGGGGCTCAAACCCGGGCAATGGAAGGGCACAGCGACCGACCGTGTGCTCCTGGTGCCGGGTGCCTTGCACGAACGCCGTCTCGTCCGCTGGATGTTCGAGCAGACCGCCGGTGGCGCCTCGTTCAAGGCCATTGCCCGTGACCTCAATGCACGCGGGGAAAAGACTGCGCAAGGGAATCCTTGGAACTGCCGCACGGTCGCGGCCATCATCAATTCGGAAAAATACATCGGCAACCTCGTCTACGGCCGCCATCAAAAGCGCCTTGGGGCGCGTATGACCGGCTCGCACGAAGACGACTGGGTGCGTTGCGATGGTGCCATCCGCCCCATCATCCCCCGCGCCCTCTTTGACGCGGCGCACGAAGCGCACAAAGGGCGCCAGACGCGCATGGATGACGAGGCCATCCTCCGGCGGGCGCGGCTCCTGCTCGAGCGCGAAGGGCGCCTGTCGACCCCACTCATTGATGCCGAGCCGGGCATGCCGGCAAGCCAGGTGTGCGGTCGGCGTTTCGGAGGACTGACCAACATGTACCGGAACCTTGGATATGTGCAGCAGCGAAACGCCGGTTGCGCGGACGCAAGGCGTGCCATTTCGACCTGGCGACGGAGCGTGACGGCGTTTTTGGCCGACTGGCTCGACGAGAACGGTTCTGCCGTCGAGCAAGACGGCTGGCACCTCCGCATCGACCGCGCCTGGACGCTGTCGGTGACCGTGCTCAACGCATCGGGAAAGGGGAAAGACATCTGGTTCAACCACCGGCCGGTCGAACCAACCGACGTTGTGGTCTACGCCCGAATCCGGCTCGGTGAGGCCGCGCCCCTCGATTACATCGTGCTGCCAGGCGCCTCCGGCCCAGTTCTGCCTCACCGCTTTTACCAGCACAACGGCCCTCTGGTTGACAGTTGCACCTACCCCAGTCTTGCCATCATCGGCGACCTCGCACGCTTGTCCCGTCTGGAGTCACAGCGATGTGGATAA
- a CDS encoding HEPN domain-containing protein — translation MDMTNPPDIKGYFWLDSSPDSKVAGHLHCTDSGDMVVELIGTLGGVLGEAPDGPMRILGYTSNGKYITLVDCYPAGGSTHVPGFSVATYRSTYTLVGCRIPSAEPLDFHGLAFQSDILDNWYEFGGFIPSQSHDPYHLTIEWSPPAITSWKIRDGLTVALYPTARIPGWGKHNSVSLRQMTWTALRFDTPVALGDLVDLAVRTAGFFSFVTDEPVPFLAVQLEQEKDPTSQKLDAVALYFNMGKRQSTDARRGNAPYPLFPFAQVKASFGATLNQWLERYEALKAPFNLYFSARDSEGLFLENEFLMLAQALEALHRHSSKKKPYDDETYDVLKAALKAAIGPEFQDWLKPKLDFGNELSLSERLSDLFSTVGNVFGDTVDPVTCAKQIRDTRNYLTHYSSSLKKKSATGHAMFRLCLVMECLFRLHLARLTGFSKENVDHFAKSSQSFSQKLLQISQLA, via the coding sequence ATGGATATGACCAATCCACCAGACATTAAGGGTTATTTCTGGCTCGACTCGTCTCCCGACTCGAAAGTTGCAGGTCATCTGCACTGTACGGATAGCGGTGACATGGTCGTAGAGCTCATCGGAACCTTGGGCGGCGTGTTGGGCGAAGCACCGGATGGACCGATGCGCATCCTTGGTTATACCAGCAATGGAAAGTACATCACTCTTGTCGACTGCTACCCGGCGGGTGGGTCTACTCACGTGCCAGGATTTTCAGTAGCGACGTATCGCAGCACCTACACGCTTGTGGGTTGCCGCATCCCGTCGGCCGAACCGCTCGATTTTCATGGGCTAGCCTTCCAGTCGGACATTCTCGACAACTGGTACGAATTCGGCGGCTTTATTCCGTCCCAATCGCATGACCCGTACCACCTGACGATTGAGTGGTCGCCACCCGCTATCACGTCCTGGAAAATTCGGGATGGTCTGACGGTGGCTCTTTACCCCACGGCCAGGATTCCAGGATGGGGCAAGCACAACTCCGTCTCGCTGCGGCAGATGACCTGGACTGCTCTCCGCTTCGATACGCCAGTCGCCCTCGGGGACCTTGTCGACCTCGCGGTTCGCACCGCCGGCTTTTTCAGCTTCGTCACCGATGAGCCCGTACCCTTTCTCGCGGTCCAGCTTGAGCAGGAGAAAGACCCGACATCCCAGAAGCTCGATGCCGTCGCGCTGTATTTCAATATGGGAAAGCGCCAGTCCACAGACGCCAGGCGTGGCAACGCGCCTTATCCGCTGTTTCCCTTTGCACAGGTCAAGGCATCGTTCGGCGCGACCCTTAACCAATGGCTAGAGCGTTATGAAGCGCTCAAGGCCCCGTTCAACCTCTACTTCTCCGCCCGTGACTCCGAAGGCCTGTTCCTCGAAAACGAATTCCTCATGCTCGCCCAGGCGCTCGAAGCGCTCCATCGTCACTCCAGCAAGAAAAAGCCCTACGACGATGAGACCTATGACGTTCTGAAGGCAGCGTTGAAAGCAGCAATCGGGCCCGAGTTCCAGGACTGGCTCAAGCCAAAGCTTGATTTCGGCAACGAGCTGTCCTTGTCCGAACGGCTAAGTGACCTGTTCTCGACGGTCGGCAATGTGTTTGGCGACACTGTCGACCCGGTCACTTGTGCCAAACAGATTCGCGACACGCGAAACTACCTCACCCATTACTCCTCGTCTTTGAAGAAAAAATCAGCCACCGGGCACGCAATGTTCAGGCTTTGTCTCGTGATGGAGTGTCTCTTCCGTTTGCATCTTGCGCGTTTGACCGGGTTCTCGAAGGAGAACGTCGACCATTTTGCAAAATCGTCTCAGTCGTTCAGCCAGAAGCTGCTCCAAATCAGTCAGCTAGCCTGA
- a CDS encoding multiubiquitin domain-containing protein: MMNTPFDATVEDIAQAARDGRPPRDHGPYGLRVGDDHLHYTAAVLADPVPLGAQILEAAGLNPVREYMLLQIMRDGSTKEVRAEDSVDLRQPGLETFVAFHGDRLYRLTLNDRSMDWGTRWITAAVLLTLARVDPAAFEVVLLHPQGQNRVLSGEDRADLDDPGVERFETIPLAIEIFVNTEPKVVHQRVLDFWQVVRLEYPHADPSQAQASYTVTYAKGPKANPSGTLVKGQSVVVKQRMEFDVFVTDRS, translated from the coding sequence ATGATGAACACTCCGTTTGATGCCACCGTTGAAGACATCGCGCAGGCCGCTCGCGACGGTCGTCCCCCGCGCGATCACGGGCCCTATGGCCTGCGAGTGGGCGACGACCACTTGCACTACACCGCTGCGGTGCTCGCCGACCCGGTGCCGCTCGGTGCACAGATTCTGGAAGCCGCCGGGCTAAATCCGGTTCGAGAGTACATGCTGCTTCAGATCATGCGCGACGGCTCCACCAAGGAAGTGCGCGCCGAGGACTCGGTGGACCTGCGCCAGCCAGGCCTTGAGACGTTCGTCGCATTCCACGGCGATCGGCTGTATCGGTTGACGTTGAACGATCGATCTATGGATTGGGGCACGCGGTGGATCACCGCAGCCGTGCTGCTCACGCTCGCTCGTGTCGATCCAGCCGCCTTCGAGGTCGTGCTCCTTCACCCTCAGGGCCAGAATCGGGTGCTCAGCGGCGAGGATCGCGCCGACTTGGACGACCCCGGGGTCGAACGGTTTGAAACGATTCCGCTGGCGATTGAGATCTTCGTCAACACTGAGCCCAAGGTCGTCCATCAGCGCGTCCTCGACTTTTGGCAGGTCGTGCGTCTGGAGTATCCGCACGCCGACCCGAGCCAGGCGCAAGCGTCCTACACCGTCACCTATGCCAAGGGGCCCAAGGCCAACCCATCGGGCACCTTGGTGAAAGGTCAATCCGTCGTGGTCAAACAGAGGATGGAATTCGATGTCTTCGTCACCGATCGGTCGTAG
- a CDS encoding DUF6527 family protein: MRRVTRFDHRFVESFPKPLEPGVLYVSTRFRTAAHLCACGCETKVVTPLSPASWVLTFDGDTVSLSPSVGNGRIACRSHYFIRANAVIWARPMSDADSAAAQRHDAQTRGRYYSAAPEPRPAPASAPAPVAPATARSWWRRWRDWLG, encoded by the coding sequence ATGCGCCGCGTGACCCGCTTTGATCATCGCTTCGTCGAAAGCTTTCCCAAGCCGTTGGAGCCAGGTGTGCTCTATGTGTCCACCCGCTTTCGTACCGCGGCACATCTGTGTGCATGCGGCTGCGAGACCAAGGTGGTGACACCGCTCTCGCCGGCGAGCTGGGTGCTGACATTCGACGGCGATACCGTGTCGCTCTCGCCATCGGTGGGCAATGGGCGCATCGCGTGTCGATCGCATTATTTCATTCGCGCCAACGCTGTGATTTGGGCGAGGCCCATGAGCGATGCCGACTCGGCAGCTGCGCAGCGGCACGACGCGCAAACGCGGGGACGCTACTACAGCGCGGCGCCTGAACCACGTCCAGCCCCCGCATCGGCACCCGCACCCGTTGCGCCAGCGACGGCGCGCTCTTGGTGGCGGCGCTGGCGAGACTGGCTCGGTTAA
- a CDS encoding DUF4238 domain-containing protein, with translation MASNKNQHFVPRCYLKAFTQGGGGAAINLFNLDRRRSISGAPVKNQCSGDYFYGEDLEIERALQDIEGAYANLLAKVLSPGYQLTDEGRHLLTFFWVIQYLRTEAASRRSIEFSIELEELAADSDQVPRLGIREAVRLSMEAFPEAAKNVADLKVRLVRNRTELPFVVCDDPAIIASRWHAVDPRAKGVTYGVGSSGVILLLPLSPDVLFLAFDPSMYSISSANGWVETRREDDIRALNDHQFLNARANLYFRDWDFRNYLETESEVLLDRRPAARHRVTYAVPTDAPEGWERYKVVNYKPGPKDGKALMHVQSVQPVPRQWPSFLGWRADGSVYSNGTGVGFLRRGVTLLHGGKFKKLPSRST, from the coding sequence GTGGCATCGAATAAGAATCAACATTTTGTTCCCCGCTGCTATCTGAAGGCGTTCACCCAAGGTGGGGGCGGCGCGGCAATCAATCTTTTCAATCTGGATCGACGACGAAGCATTTCAGGTGCGCCCGTAAAAAATCAATGCTCCGGTGATTACTTTTACGGCGAAGACCTTGAAATCGAGCGCGCGTTGCAGGATATCGAAGGTGCGTATGCCAACCTTTTGGCGAAGGTTCTCTCTCCGGGTTATCAGTTGACGGACGAGGGGAGGCATCTATTAACCTTTTTCTGGGTCATCCAATACCTTCGGACGGAGGCTGCTTCCAGGCGATCTATAGAGTTCTCCATCGAATTGGAGGAACTCGCCGCTGACTCTGATCAGGTGCCACGGCTGGGTATTCGCGAAGCCGTGCGCTTGTCGATGGAGGCTTTCCCTGAAGCAGCTAAAAATGTAGCTGACCTCAAAGTGAGACTGGTCCGTAACCGAACAGAATTGCCATTTGTGGTCTGTGACGATCCGGCCATTATCGCCAGTCGGTGGCACGCTGTGGACCCTCGGGCGAAGGGTGTGACGTACGGAGTGGGATCAAGCGGAGTTATTTTGCTTCTTCCGCTCAGTCCAGACGTCCTGTTTCTTGCGTTTGACCCGAGCATGTACAGCATTTCTTCCGCCAACGGATGGGTCGAGACGCGGCGTGAGGACGACATCCGGGCTCTCAACGACCACCAGTTTCTCAATGCAAGGGCCAACCTGTATTTCCGCGATTGGGATTTCCGAAACTATCTTGAAACGGAATCAGAAGTCCTTTTAGATCGCCGACCTGCGGCACGTCACCGCGTAACTTATGCAGTTCCGACCGATGCACCCGAAGGGTGGGAGCGGTATAAGGTCGTGAACTACAAACCCGGGCCTAAAGATGGGAAGGCGTTGATGCACGTTCAGTCGGTCCAGCCTGTCCCTAGGCAGTGGCCGTCATTTCTCGGCTGGCGCGCAGATGGGTCTGTGTACAGTAACGGTACTGGGGTGGGATTCCTGAGGCGCGGGGTGACCCTATTGCACGGGGGGAAGTTCAAGAAGTTGCCTTCACGATCGACTTGA